A single genomic interval of Macaca nemestrina isolate mMacNem1 chromosome 14, mMacNem.hap1, whole genome shotgun sequence harbors:
- the LOC112422991 gene encoding uncharacterized protein FAM120AOS, whose translation MQFRGRNLCRGAGCNRQAVAGQPLPSTWSLHAHDLVKEAPILPVKKISRSCSVNNKVSRKTTKPPTLRSFLSPV comes from the exons ATGCAGTTCCGCGGCAG AAACCTCTGTAGAGGAGCAGGATGCAACCGACAGGCTGTGGCCGGACAGCCCCTTCCCAGCACATGGAGCCTGCACGCGCACGATTTGGTCAAAGAAGCCCCCATACTCCCGGTGAAAAAG atttccagAAGCTGTTCTGTCAATAACAAAGTCTCGAGGAAAACCACAAAACCACCAACACTAAGATCATTCTTGAGTCCAGTTTGA